caactcaactaccctatctatgacaaagagctatatgctttagtgcgagttttgcatgaatgggaacattacctacgccctcatgagttcatcatccataccgaccatgaaacgcttaaataccttaagggtcaaactaagttgaacaagcgtcatgctaaatggagtgagtttattgagtcttttccttatgtcatcaagtatattaaaggtaagtaaaatgttgtggcggatgcactttcccgtatatgcatgcttgttactcaacttgagttaaatgccttggctttgagcatataaaagacttgtatgagcatgatcctacatttgctattccttaagccaagtgtttgatgcatacttcttgggatcgatactacatcaaagatggatatcttatgagagctaacaaactttgcatccccgagtcctctcttcgcttgttgcttttgcaggaatctcatggaggcggactcatgggacactttggacgcgacaagacatttgctacgctctccaagaactacttttggcccaagatgtttcgcgacgtcaatcgcttcaccaaccgatgctctacatgtcgcaaagctaagtctaaagcccaatctcatggcctctatatgccacttccaattccatattaaccatgggaagatattagcatggactttgtgcttggtttgcctagaacccgaaatggcaaggattcctttttgttgttgtggaccgattctccaaaatggctcatttcattccttgcaacaagatagacgatgcttcacatgttgcaaatttgttttgtagggaaatattgcaccttcatggagtgccaaagacgattgtctcggactgcgacgtcaagttcttgagttacttttggaagaccttgtgcgccaagctcggaatcaagcttttgttctcttcggcataccatccacaaaccgacggccaaacggaggtgacgaaccgcacgctctccactctactacgcgtgttgataaagaagaacatcaaggagtgggaggagtgcctacccatcaccgagtacgcctacaatcgtgcaagacatccgactaccggcaagtcccccttcgaggtcgtctatggcttcaacccattgtcaccattggacattctacctctaccgctacaagagcgcacaaacatggacgcgagtgcccaagtcaacttcctcaagaagatgcatgaagatacaaggcacaccatcgagcgccaagtacaacgactcgcgaccaagctcaacatcaacaagcaaccaatGATATTCCaagttggagatcttgtgtggctacaccttcgcaaggattgcttccccaatgaacgcaagtccaagctactaccccgagcggatggacccttcaaggtgcttgcacgctacaacaacaacgcatacaagatcgacatcccacgtgacaagtattccatgagcgacatcttcaacatcaaagatctctccccgtaccatggtgatgaggatttcgatccgaggtcggatctttcccaagggaggggagatgatgcggagcatcccatgatcatccccatggacctaccatcgtctcatcaagagccaagaggacctatgacacgagcacgaactagagctctcgagaacgaggtgacttccttccttagtgatatcacatatgacccactcgagacatggctactacctaagtccgatatgctatgcatgattaggtgtcaagaggaaccacccgaggatgcacgtgaagacggacaagccgccaagttcacggatgaagagaaccgccggaaggagaagaagactgctccagggcccggacatccggccccagccccggacatccggccgctggagacatcCACTACAGCAACCGCCCAGCCGCCCAACATCTACAGGccacggacatccggccccagcccggacatccggccagaagcccggaaatccggcgccatgcaccagaacctacagaagctatcgccgccagcccggacatccggcccccagcccagacatccggctcctcctgaaagcccggacatccagcccgacgcccggacatccggctccgcctgtttgcgcacagtaaagggccgagacccatgtacctcttcgcccccctagactatatatactccacccccttcctctttctagggttagcattggtttagctcatatgtgagatagagcattgctcatccattacggatctactccacgagagagaccgcggcccctctacggagaagatcaccttggattcaagaccccctcttgggtggcccccatcaaaaCCTCCTtacagagaagaaccggttaccctttgtatcgtcctttgttggatttggatcttgtatcttacctttgtgttcatcgatctagcgcatgtgtgatctattcttgttggttgagtgatttctctcgtgtttccctcgtgtttcccctcgtgttcatcacgttcttcgtagggatccgctcctttcgtgaaagatcggccatctagggttccaccctacatcaatgtGCCAAGCAAAAGCGATACAAAATTGGAAATATTGCAAGTGTGTCTCACAGAATGGAAGTGCGCAAGAATGGAAGTAGCTAACAAGAGAGTAATGAAGGCATTCTCAGAGAGTGGGATCACCACTAAATATGTATGTTACTTAATAATGCAATTGCACTACTATGGATTTAAATAACTAATCCACTTGTATATGTTTTTATGTGTGGGAAGAGCGAGTATAGCTAAGCGCATACTACCGCAGTTCTGTATCACACACACCATCACTATACCTCTCCTAACAGATAGATGCAAACAATGATTAAGGGTCTCCTCATCGACATGACTAAGGCGATCTTCGTTACTCCCCTATCCAAGTTCTACAAGGGAGGGAGTAGCTTTTGTTGTTTTAAGattccctagaggtaataataaagttcttattattatatttccacgTTCATAATTAAGTTTATATTTCTATGTTAGAATTGCATTGGTTCTTGAACATGAGATTAGGAGGAAAATCTAATTGCATGTGCTCAAAGATAAACACCAAAAAGATCCCTAGTCAGGCCTTTGGACTAGCTCATGTATCGTTGCTGGTTCagttttcctaaccatggacatagttAATGTAAAAAAGATGATGACAATTATGAGGGCACATTATTAGAGTAACAATGGCGTTGGATAGACCTAACTTATGAAATACAATGAGGTCATGTCATTAATATGTTGCCGGTATTCTCATATAAATTGTTAATGTTTACTTGTGTCCTTAGCCCATGAGAATATCATAGACCCAGATACCGGATGGTTACTTTGGGGTTGCCAAATGTTGCTctgtaactgggtaattataaaggtaaCTTTCGGGTATACCCAAAAAGTATTTCATGTTTCACGATAGTTCAAGACTGTGATTTGCCCCTCCGACAATTGAGAGATACACTTTGGGCCCACTTAGCATTGCTGTGtccatcatcatctggccaaaGACAGTGACTAAAGATACTAAAATATAGAGAAAAAGAGTACAAACTGATAACAAGGATAACCAGGTATAGTGATCGAGGTGTTAATCATGGGGATATCGTAAACGGTCTTGCCTCAAGTTTCATAACTTATCGCGAGATAAAGAGAAACGTATATGATAACATATGGTTCGATCGATAACGATCTATGTGGGAACTATTATGAGTGTCCATATTTGGTCAATAATTATTAACTGGAAGGTGTTTTAAACATGTTCATATTATTGAATATGTAGGATCACACGTTTAATGAGTAGCAGTACATAGAAGTACCATTGAGATAAAAGAGAATGAGAGAGAAGGGTTTCAAAAGCGTTTCATATAATTTTGCAAGTGTTCTGAGGTCCCAAGCGTCCCATGACAAGTGTTCTGGAAGGTCCCAAAATGACAGATGGTGAGTCTTCTCAAAGGTCCGTAGTCCAAAAGCTTCTAGGACATTTTGAAAGGTTCGTAGTGGGCGTACCGCGCTGTCATGGGGCCCACAAGCCCAAATCGGCAGCCATCTTAATTATTcccaaatgataagtgtcacacgtgtgaCACGTAGTTGATAGAACTTTAGATAGGAGTAGGCTAGTAGATCCAGTGAACCTACCTTGTCCAGCAGCAGATGAACTCGAGCTGGAGGCCATCGTGGTGTTGTGGCAcacggcgatggcggagagtgggcgacggtggtggagcttcccgtgagcaccgcgctaaccctagatcggtagggattgttggtggggtttgtggcagcgattaacctcgtaagtcgtgccccgcccccccacctctgtttatatagcgcgggtcacaggggcccaccaaccatggtttggttgggcgcccccgatcagggcgcgagtcaggggcccgttcgacccgttgggctcgaacgggagagagatcaacctaacattctcccccttgatctcaactttacttttaactttatactttctagtttatctgtttcatcacatattggtacatagagcatgtttcatcgtcatggcttaattgccgttagaatcatacggctacaacatacgttatgttcagaaacaaatgctgttccttttgggcctatccaggaatcataaggctttcccttaaacccatgccggctaagtgttccttgaacacattgggtggtaagcctttcgttagcggatccgcaagcatatcttttgtccttatatgctctagacttatagtttgatcctggattttatctttcacaacataataccttatctctattgttttggcagcattactcgacttgttgttgtgagcgtaaaatacCGCGGGCTGGTTGTCGCAgcacatctttagtggtttgtgaatacaatctaccactttcaagtcgggtacagatttctttagccatatcgcctgccccgtggcttcgaagcatgctatgaattctgcatacatcgtggatgatgcaactatcgactgtttggagcttttccacgaaatagctcccccagcgagggtgaatatgtatcctgacgtggattttctatcatctctgtcccccgcaaaatctgcgtctgaatacccttttatctctagggaatcacttctcctgtatattagcatgtagtccttcgtgccttgcgcataacgcaatgctttctttaccatcttccagtgctctaggcctggattctcttgatatctaccgagtaccccggtgataaaagctaagtcagggcgagtgcacacttgtgcatactgtaagctgccaactgccgaagcatatggtactgctttcatttgatcgatctcatactggttcttgggacattggaatttcccaaaactatcgcccttgactattggagcaggtgtggctttactcgcatgcatattatactttttaagaaccttttctaaatatgctttctgagatagtcctaagactccattgttcctatctcggtgaatttctatgcccaaaacatatgatgcttcaccaagatctgttatgtcaaaatttgaggataagtatttctttgtttcttgtagtagactaacatcactactagcaagcaggatatcatccacatacaagattaggaaaatatatttcccatttttaaacattgcataaatgcaattatcctcaatattttctttaaatccaaaacttttaatcgtttgattaaactttagataccactgccgagaggcttgtcttaatccataaatggatttcttcaggcggcatcccatattttccttgccttccatgataaaacccttgggttgtttcatgtagaccttttcttttaaatcaccattcagaaatgccgtcttaacatccatttgatgtaactctaaatcaaaatgagcaactaatgccattatgattctgaaggaatccttacatgagactggagaaaatgtctcattgtaatctatcccttctctttgtgtaaatccttttgccacgagtcgtgctttatacttttctatattccctttagagtcatacttaattttgtagacccatttacagcctactgttttggctcctttgggaatttcctctaagtcccaaacatctttggaactcatcgatttcatctcgtcttccattgccttcatccacttcgatgaatgagggcttctcatggcttcttcatatgaggtgggatctttttccatatgaaccatttctgtgttataaactttaaagtcagtagaaatagctgactttcttggtcttgtagaccttctaagggcctcagtttctggcacattttgtgcctcaacttctggcacttcttctaaaatttgctgttgcacctccctttcatgctcaacaacgggttcagtcggctcctgacggacaggttccgggtcttCCCCCATAgctgtcatgggtggagttgcaactggtagtgagaaaaatggctcctgaatcatcggattaggtgcatgcaccctcttctcctcaagatcaattttccgagctaccaagctccccctcatcatttcgtcctctaagaagactgcatgtctcgtttctacaaactttgtatatctgtcagggcagtagaaacgaaaaccttttgatctgtctggatagccaatgaagtggcaacttactgttttgggatctaactttgcaatgtttggattaaacattttggcctcagcagggcacccccacaccctgaagtgttgtagggagggcatccttcctgtccatagctcgtacggtgttttgggcaccgacttgcttggtactctattgagaatgtgaatggcggttttaagcgcctccatccataatcccaatggcaagttggaataactcatcatgctgcgcaccatatccataagggtacggttgcgcctttcagctactccattttgctgaggctcgcccggcattgaatactgggctactatgccagtctcctgcaagaacttcgcaaaaggtccagggacttggccatatggagtgtgtcgaccgtagtactctcccccacggtcggaccttactatctttattcttttatcgtgctgattttcaacttcagctttgaatattttaaatttatccaacgcttccgatctttctttgattggataaatataaccatagcgagagtaatcatctgtgaatgttatgaacgagtcatatccatccacacttttcaccggaaatggtccacaaatatcagtgtgaatgatttctagtgtgcctgtgctatggattgcaccttttttgatttgttttacgtactttcctttaatgcaatctatgcattgttctaagtctgaaaattctaacggaggaagaatttcacttttgactaatctttctattctccccttcgaaatatggcccaagcgacagtgccataatttcgatgagtcaaatgttctttttcttttcttttgttctttattcgacgcggaaacatgttctttcacattgcaaacggaataaactttttcacgaagtgataacaaataaagctcatcatgtagtaaagcatcacccacataagcattatttaaccaaatggcacacttgccatgtccaaaataacatTCATAATTATCTTTGTCCAAGCAAGAAACACTTATTAAGtttctatgacatgatggaacaaataaaacatctctaagtagaagattgaatccatcagctaactccaaggagatatcaccgacagcttcaacttctgcttcaactccgttcgccacttcaatgcgtctttcgcttcttagcgtagtccgcgtcgaatggaatccctgtaaagaatttgcaacatgaacagttgctCCTGAGTCAATCCACCAAGTGGATTTTGAAAACTGTGCATACAGGGATTCATTGACAAATGAAACTATATTGTTACCTCTTTTTGCCATGATCGACTTTAGCCAAACAGGAcagtctttcttgtaatgcccGGTCTTCTTACAGTGGAGACAAGTGTCTTTGTCCACTGAGAAAGGCTGTTGCTGACGCTGATGCTGATAGGAAACTTTTCCTTGTGGCTTTGAAGGAGAACTTTTGTTGTTTAGATTGTAATTCTTTCTTTTGTGACCCTGCACATAGTTGAGTGTACCACCATGTGAGGCTTTGAGTCTCTCCTCTTCTTGAACACACATTGCTATTGTCTTTTCAACGtcccatgttccaggtgacatattATAGTTCACAACAAAAGCTTCAAACTCCTTCGGCAGTGAAGCCATGACAAGGTGGACCAGGAGCGCTGGTTTGATCTCCAGATCCGCATCCATGGGTTTGAGCTTTGCTGCCATATTGCTCATcctgaggatgtgctctcttatgCCATGACTACCACCTGTGTATTTTTCTGTCACCAGTTGCTCTAACACCtgggtggcatatatctttgaagagccaGTGAATTGGCTCTTTATCTTTGAGAACAACTCCCCTGCGGAAGTGCACTCTGCAATGGAGCCCACAATGGCGCTCTCAATGGTGTTCTTTATAAAGGCCAAGCATTTTTTgtttgcattgacccacttttgATTATCTATGAGGTAGGACTGCTCCAAAGGAGCATAGTCCCTTTTCTTTTTAGCCCATGCAGCATCATcatcagtagcctctcttactggctcTGTGGGTCTGACCGGCTGTGGTTTCTCCACAACCCAGTCAATATCAACACAAACAAACGCCAGTTcaactttcttcctccactcagtgtggttgtcacctctgagtgtcggaactttttttaggcaactcatcaagtgaaagcctcctgaaattacaatttaagtgacatcaatataacaatcatatgtattaatctaacgttggtcaaattaaacatataattgtctatgcaattaaatctatattaccgttgggcaaaaattacacctttaaatttcaataataaaacatgatcatgttattaacaacgttggtcataaaaataacataatcatattcattttaataatcactttaacatgctcttaaaaactTAATACTatgtaaacttttattttctttgtaaaagagcattaattatttacgcagcggaaaatCATGAATAAAAAATTCACGAACTTTTTAAtttttacagaaacttttctttgaccgaataagaaatcatgaacttttttaattttctttataaaattcatgaacatttattttCTGAACATTTTCTTTTTGCATTTTCAGAAACTTTTTCTGTCACTTTTCTATTTTCTAGACAAAATTTTCGTTGGAAAAAATTGCATAGGAAAGCTATTTAAAATCTGCCCAGAAACTGGACAAAATCTACAGCAGCAACGGCGTGCGGCTAAGGCCTCGGCCCAGCGCGCGGCCCAACCGGCCTGGACCCAgcgcgcccgcggcggctggccacGGCCCAGCGCGCCGCTCTCCACTTTCGGCCCAGCCGCGGCTTAGGGTTTGGATCACGGCCGTCCGTGACGATCCGACGGTCCAGCGCGGATCTCGCTGGATCAAAACCAGCGCCCGGTCGCGCTGATGGAAACCCTAGCGTATCTCATTCATTTCGTTTCTCCTCTGCCTCTCACCCGCAGCGCCACCTCTCTGGCCACCCGGCCACCGCGTCGCGCCGGTCGCCGACGACGGCGGCGAAAAGCCACCACGCCGTGCCACGCCTCCCTTCCTTTCCTGTGGCAGAGAGAGAGGGTCGAGCTTGCGTCCACCTCTGCTCCACTTCGCGCCCGCCTCTGTCTCTCTCTGTGTTGCAACGGAGTTGGGGCTCCGCCGGCCGCCGGCGGCGacagcgcgccaccgcgccacgcgagcacccttttccccttccccttcttttctttttatttccttcTTCACTCTATCCACCGAAaccactgagagagagagagatcagcgACGCCAACAGAGCCCTGCTCTGCTCCTTTGTGCGATACAGCGGCGCCTCCCCCGTCCCCCTTGCCGGTGCGCGCGAGCTCCCGAAGGAGAGCGCGCCGCCGTCAAGCGGTTCGGTGGTGGTGCCCTTTGCCCCTTGCGGGGTAGTGTTCTTCGTCCCGGATCCTCGGCGTGCCGATGCGATTTgggatcgagaggaacggcgcggccgAAGCGGCGGCACAACTTTGCTTTGAGATTTCTTTGCCCTCTTTTGCTGTTAGGGTTCTTTGGGGAAGGggatctctttttctttttctttttctgttgttgTTTCTTTGTACCGAAATCGACTAGCCCGATCtggctgataccattgatagaaCTTTAGATCAGAGTAGGCTAGTagatccggtgaacctaccttGTCCAGCAGCAGATGAACTCGAGCTGGAGGCCATCGTGGTGCTGTGGCAcacggcgatggcggagagtgggcgacagtggtggagcttcccgtgagcaccgcgctaaccctagatcggtagggattgttggtggggtttgtggcagcgattaacctcgtaagtcgtgccccaaccccccacctctgtttatatagcgcgggtcacaggggcccaccaaccatggtttggttgggcgcccccgatcagggcgcgagtcaggggcccgttcgacccgttgggctcgaacgggagagagatcaacctaacagtaGTAACACCACCCTGATATTTTTATAACTAAAATTGCCATAAAAAACGAAACCCAAAAATATTGAAACTTGCCATGCTTTACAACTAAAGTTGCCGTCTCTAGATAACTAAAATTGCTATAAAAAACGCTAGGATGGGATTGCTTCGTGTCACATGTGTGATACTTATCAGGGTCCTAATTATTTGGAGGCAAGGCAGGTCGAAAGGGAGACTAGGAGGGACTGTCTGGAATACGtctcaaaaagaagaaaaaagggacTGTCCGGCAGAGGAGGGATTCCTCCAACAGAGGAGACCGGCGAGAAGGGAAGAAGCGAAATCCCCTTCCGTGGATTACATATTAGGGTTTGGGTTCGGCGATGATCTCGATTGCCGGTGGAGATGCTGCACGGGAGGACCCCCGTTCAATTCGATCCAGAGTTCGGCTCCGGCGCTGGTGACAGTGATGAAGGGCCGTCTTTCACACCGTCCTCTGCGCGTGCTACGGTCTGGCCGCCATCGGATTCATCACACGAGCTCGCGGACCAGGAGGATTACAGAGTCAGCGAGGAGGATTTCTGTGAGCACCTCAGTGTTTTGTCCAGCAGGCCTCGTCCTACAACCATCGTCGGGCCCAGGATGGACAGTGAACAGCAGCGCAAGGTCTACGAGCGCCTTGCGCTCTACCGCATCAGAGCATCCAAGGTTATTATTTCCTCACATCCCCCCTATCATTTTGATATCCCGTCTGTTTTCTGCTAGTAATTTATCTGCAATGCTCCTGCAAGTTTCTGATGAACTGTATCTCTCACGGCTTGTGTTTTTGTTGCACATGCAGATGACACAGGGAGTGTCCATGGACGAGCTGGATGACATGACTCTGAGAAAGGAATGCCTCCCGGAAGCTCTTGAGGAGATGTATTACTTCAGTGACTACGACCATGATGACACCATTGATTGGTACTTCGACCCTGACCACTCGGTCCACTCCTACTTGAGCGACTACCACCGCCTTGTCCTTAAAAATGGAGATGTAAGTGGCATCCGCTCATACTCATAACGATGCCTAGTTCAGCTTCAGCTTCAGCTTCAGCATTTAGTTTATATAGTACGCGTGAATCAATTGCGCATTTCAACTAATCTGATACTTCTGTTTGGACCAAATAAGATGCCGTGTTCCTTCTAGTTGCAAATCCTTGACAcggcgttcagttttgaagcaatATTAATAATTGATAGCACCTTTGTATGCATTTGGATTGATCATGTAAAAGTGCCATGGTGGTATTTTTCACACAGTAATTTCTCTATATTAAAGTTTTGTAGTTCTGAAAGTGCAAACAAATATTGAAATTGCATCCTGGAGACCGTGGGAAGTATGAAATATCGAGACATGGTTACACATTCACTACTTCCCCTGATGTCCAAGCTATGTTTTTGAAGCTTTTGTTTTTCTTCAGAACTGCCCCTTGTTTTAACACCTAGTGATGATGAACATTGTACACAAGTTTAATTAGCACAGTAATTTGTTTAATAGCATCGAAACCTTTCGTTAAGTAATGTATGTCATCTATTTCTTCTCTCCCTTGGGAGTGCAGGGCACGAGGTACCTTGACTGGGAGAAGTACTGCTCATGGTTTACTACCTACGAAACAGATGAAGAGTATCTCAAGTACTTTGAAGAAATATCAAAGAAGATCAAGGTATGCATCATCAGATGTAGCTATGAAGGTTTAAGATAATCTAATTTCTTCATCTTTATGGGCTACCAATAACCTTGATCTTTTGGGACAGTGGATTAAACGTTACATGGAATTTGAACGAGGATCTCCTGAGGTAAACATGCCCTAAAGAAAACCATGTCGAGtaaaaggtactccctctgtcccaaattataAGACGATTTTGAGTTTTCAGACAGCCCTCAAAACAATGTGAATAGACAGTCCTAAAAACGTTTTCAGACAGCCAAAAACGTCTTATTGAGACAGAGGAAGTATAAATGAAGTATAATATGATAACCCCTTTGCTCTGTAGTGGATAGAGATGGAAGCTAGAGGATTTCGGCAAGCAGTGGAGATCGCGGTAGACTTTCCCCACATGAGCTTTGATTTAGCTTCTACTGCATACACGGTACAATATGTTCTCTTCACTTTCAGTAATTTCTGAGATCAGCAACGGTTCTTGTTTTATTTGACATCAACATTTTTTTTATTTAGGATCATATTTTTAACACGAGATTTGATTATTTTGACCGTGAAGAAATTGATCCTCTTGTTTTTGAGATTTGGAAGCGTGTCACTAAGCAAAAGGTTAGCATTGTACCTCGGCATGTATGCTATGGAACTGTCATTTGTGGTGTACTCATCCAATAAAACCTTGGTCTTTACAAACAAAACCATAGTATCTGTTTGTGTTCATGCCTGTTGTATACGCTTGGTGATGTATGTTCCTTTCTTGAACATTGCTTAGATTACATTCAGACAGGCTCTGGAACAAATCCAGCAAGAGAACATGTTCCCTCGACAGGAGAAGTGTATACAATTTGTACTGGATAATACTAGTATCTATACTCGTTTGCAATCAACTGTAAGTTCTTATTCTAGGCCGAGGTTCTGCAATTTATGCCCTAATCCTCTTGAGTTCTGATTATTGACGTGCATTATCCTTGCTAATCCTTTCATTTTTTTCCAGTTCGATACTTGCGTGGAAGACATCTCCGATGAGGTATGTATGATATATAAAAATTATATGCAATTTACAGTGAATCACATCGTTGATTGTGCTTTTTTTAATGATGGCTTACCTCTCGATTCCATTATAGTCAACAATAGAATTAGTTCTAGACAGGTTCAACAGTTACCGCTATCACTAGCAGTTcaaaagaaagaaaattaaaaagcTTAAAGCGAAAACTAGTTACTGACCACTGTATAACACACACAAGTCACAACCCAGCAGAAAGTATTAGCAGCTAACAGTTCGAAACTGCAAAACAGAGTCAAAACACATCAGACGTTACATAGCCCATTACATCGGCAAGTTGCTGTGAATTATCCAAACAATTACCAGggcaggt
This DNA window, taken from Triticum aestivum cultivar Chinese Spring chromosome 1D, IWGSC CS RefSeq v2.1, whole genome shotgun sequence, encodes the following:
- the LOC123181447 gene encoding uncharacterized protein isoform X2, producing MLHGRTPVQFDPEFGSGAGDSDEGPSFTPSSARATVWPPSDSSHELADQEDYRVSEEDFCEHLSVLSSRPRPTTIVGPRMDSEQQRKVYERLALYRIRASKMTQGVSMDELDDMTLRKECLPEALEEMYYFSDYDHDDTIDWYFDPDHSVHSYLSDYHRLVLKNGDGTRYLDWEKYCSWFTTYETDEEYLKYFEEISKKIKWIKRYMEFERGSPEWIEMEARGFRQAVEIAVDFPHMSFDLASTAYTDHIFNTRFDYFDREEIDPLVFEIWKRVTKQKITFRQALEQIQQENMFPRQEKCIQFVLDNTSIYTRLQSTFDTCVEDISDETPEDEGRRLITMAVWSKLHKEKTWNEYIMRKVEIAKHIGLDLQATCIRI
- the LOC123181447 gene encoding uncharacterized protein isoform X1 translates to MLHGRTPVQFDPEFGSGAGDSDEGPSFTPSSARATVWPPSDSSHELADQEDYRVSEEDFCEHLSVLSSRPRPTTIVGPRMDSEQQRKVYERLALYRIRASKMTQGVSMDELDDMTLRKECLPEALEEMYYFSDYDHDDTIDWYFDPDHSVHSYLSDYHRLVLKNGDGTRYLDWEKYCSWFTTYETDEEYLKYFEEISKKIKWIKRYMEFERGSPEWIEMEARGFRQAVEIAVDFPHMSFDLASTAYTDHIFNTRFDYFDREEIDPLVFEIWKRVTKQKITFRQALEQIQQENMFPRQEKCIQFVLDNTSIYTRLQSTFDTCVEDISDETPEDEGRRLITMAVWSKLHKEKTWNEYIMRKVEIAKHIGLDLQVCIHLAYPRNFL